The Curtobacterium sp. MCSS17_015 genomic sequence GTCGCCGAGCCGGCCGAAGACGATCCCGCCGAGGGGCCGCGCGATGTAGGTCGCCGCGAAGACCCCGAGACTGAAGAGGATCTGCACCCCGGGCTCCGCCTCGGGCAGGAACACCCGCCCCATCGTCACGGCGAGGTAGCCGTAGACGCCGACGTCGTACCACTCCATCGTGTTGCCGACCACCATGCCGCCGACCGCTCGGCGCATCATGCCCTTGTCGACCACGGTGACGTCGCTCTCGCGGAGCCGACGAGCAGGTCTGCGCTCACGCCTCGCGGAGGATCCGTCGTTCCGGGTGTCGGGGCGCTCGGTACTGCTGGGGTCGGAACCCATCCACATCTCCTCAGGTCGTCAGGCCGGTCGTTCCGGCCTGGAAGCAACAGCCGACGACGTTACCGATCGACTGCCATGTCATCCAGCGGAGACTGCCAGGTTGCACGCTGCCCCCCGGACGAGTGCCACGTCGATCAGCAGCCCGCTGCCGATCGGGACGTTCGGTCACAGCCTGGTAACTTCTGGCCGTGGCGATCGAACCGGACACGAAGAACTGGACCTGGGTCATCGAGTCGGCGTGCCCGGACTGCGGCTTCGACGGCAGCGCGGTGACGATCCGGGACGTGCCGGCGGTCATCGACGCGAACTCGGACGGGTGGCCCGAGCAACTCCGCCGACCCGACGTGCGGGAGCGCCCGGACGACGCGACCTGGTCACCGCTGGAGTACGGCGCGCACGTCCGTGACGTCCACCGGAAGATGACGGAGCGCCTCGAGCTGATGCTCGCCGAGGACGATCCGCTCTTCCCGAACTGGGACCAGGACGCGACCGCCGTCGACGAACGGTACGGCGAGCAGGACCCCGCGACGGTCGCCGAGGAGCTGCAGGCCGCCGCACGTCGGGCAGCGCACGCCTTCACCGCCGTCCGCGACGACCAGCTCGACCGCACCGGACGCCGCTCCGACGGCAGTGGCTTCACGGTCGCGACGCTCGCGGTCTACTACGCCCACGATCCGGTCCACCACCTGTGGGACGTGCAGCACGCTCGCTGAGTGATCCGGGCCTCCCCGCCGGTCGGCGGGTCGAAGGCGTCCGTCAGGCCAGCGCGTCGAGCAACGCCCGGGCAGTCGCCGCGTCGGTGACCAGCTCGTTCACGAGGCGGCCCCGCACCGCACTGATGATGCTCGGGACCTTGACCGCGCCGACGGCCACGCCGACCGCGTGCGGCACCGCGGCGAGGACCTGACGAGAGGTCCGCACCATCCGCTCGCTGCCGGGGAACTCGATGGCCTCGCCGTCGGGACCGGT encodes the following:
- a CDS encoding DinB family protein codes for the protein MAIEPDTKNWTWVIESACPDCGFDGSAVTIRDVPAVIDANSDGWPEQLRRPDVRERPDDATWSPLEYGAHVRDVHRKMTERLELMLAEDDPLFPNWDQDATAVDERYGEQDPATVAEELQAAARRAAHAFTAVRDDQLDRTGRRSDGSGFTVATLAVYYAHDPVHHLWDVQHAR